The proteins below come from a single Zea mays cultivar B73 chromosome 8, Zm-B73-REFERENCE-NAM-5.0, whole genome shotgun sequence genomic window:
- the LOC100280369 gene encoding Protein MOR1, producing the protein MSTEDEKLLKEAKKLPWDERLQHKNWKVRNDANIDLAALCDSITDPKDARLREFGPLFRKTVADSNAPVQEKALDALLAFQRAADADASRYAKEVCDSIVAKCLTGRPKTVEKAQAAFLLWVELEASEVFLEAMEKAVKNKVAKAVVPAIDVMFQALSEFGTKVVPPKKILKMLPELFDHPDQNVRASSKGLTLELCRWIGKDPVKSILFEKMRDTMKKELEAELANVSGLAKPTRKIRSEQEKELEEESVPETSGANTSEEAATDAPVEIDEYDLVDPVDILTPLEKSGFWDGVKATKWSERRDAVAELTKLGSAKKIAPGDFHEICRTLKKLITDVNLAVSVEATQAIGNLARGLRAQFSGNARMLLPVLLEKLKEKKPTMTEALSQTLQAMHKSGCFTLIDVIEDVRAAVKNKVPLVRSLTLTWVAFCIETSNKATVLKLHKEYVPICMECLNDGTPEVRDASFSVLTAIAKMVGMKPLERSLEKLDDVRKKKLSDMIGSSSDSVLSSGTAPITTSGAATSARGVADSMSMKRSAASMLSGKKPVQAAAATKKSGPSKSTAAKKTDGGSQSKASAALEIEDVEPAEMSFEEIEERLKSVVKAETISQLKSSVWKERLEAIGVLKQEVENLTELDKSAELLIRLLCAVPGWSEKNVQVQQQVIEVNTYIASTVNKFPKRCVVLCLLGVSERVADIKTRTSAMKCLTAFCEAVGPGFVFERLYKIMKEHKNPKVLSEGILWMVSAVEDFGISNLKLKDMIDFCKDTGLQSSAAVTRNATIKLIGMLHKFVGPDIKGFLSDVKPALLSALDTEYEKNPFEGAAAAAPKRTVRVLDTASSVSAGLFDGLPREDISAKITPTLLKNLGSPDWKVRLESIDAVTKIVEEANKRIQPTGTADLFSALRGRLYDSNKNLVMATLSTIGGLAYAMGPSVEKSSKGILADVLKCLGDNKKHMRECTLTALDSWIAAAQLDKMVPYIIVSLGDQKTGSEGRKDLFDWLSKHVSKMSDPSEALPLLKPSASSLMDKSSEVRKAAESFMNEILRICGQEVVGRNLKDLPSPTLAIVSERLKLSTVHEGFSESVKMVTTSMSLPSKAGLKNNKHGLNDRGSNVGKLVSQRGLPARASVTMVSTQDPAQSQALFNIKDSNKEERERRVLVRKFKFEEPRREQIDELKIDLFKHFREDVSLRLWNSDFKRQIDGIELLQKALPSSWKEVIELLDILLRWFVLRFCESNTTCLLKVLDFLPELFDILKDQSYMLTEAEAAIFLPCLIEKSGHNIEKVREKMGELIKQMINIYSLPKLIPYILEGLRSKNNRTRIECVDIVGYFIDHHGTEVGGLMKNLPSVAALTAERDGEIRKAALNTLATAYKNLGDDVWRYVGKLSDAQRSMLDDRFKWKAREMDKRREGRPGDARAALRRSVRENGSDIAEQSGEVVSRPVAGSMISRDFGYADAHMDRHMVPRQIPSTSGPVDWREALEIVALGLPEQSVEGMKVICHELTQAADPESTLLEDLIKEADRLVSCLAVMVPKTFNFSLSGASSRSCKYVLNTLMQTFQIKRLAHAVKEGTLDNLITELLLWLLDERVPLMDDGSQLLKALNVLMLKILDNAERTSSFVVLINLLRPLDPSRWPSPTPTESLAVKNQKFSDLVVKCLIKLTKVLQSTIYEVDLDRILQSIHIYLQELGMEEIRRRAGADDKPLRMVKTVLHELVKLRGTAIKGHLSMVPIDAEPQPIILAYIDLNLQTLAAARMLTPSGPMGQTHWGDAASNNPNPSTHSADAQLKQELAAIFKKIGDKQTCTIGLYELYRITQLYPKVDIFAQLQNASEAFRTYIRDGLAQVEKNAAAGRMPSSLPLSTPPPIAAIPNPKFAPSPVHTKSIGKTDYNEDNASGETQPFRGQGAITDQQTDRYHTSGTLDALRERMKSIQAAAIGHFDGAQARPLASMNGSNMVHGGTRLDGEPQQRSNIPPMDERALSGLQARMERLKSGSMELQ; encoded by the exons ATGTCGACGGAGGACGAGAAGCTCCTCAAGGAGGCGAAGAAGTTGCCGTGGGACGAGAGGTTGCAGCATAAGAACTGGAAGGTGAGGAACGACGCAAACATCGACCTCGCCGCTCTATGCGACTCCATCACCGACCCTAAGGATGCCCGCCTCCGCGAGTTCG GGCCGTTGTTTAGGAAGACGGTTGCAGATTCCAATGCGCCGGTACAGGAGAAGGCGCTCGATGCCCTTCTCGCGTTCCAGCGAGCTGCTGACGCCGATGCATCAAG aTACGCGAAGGAGGTCTGTGATTCAATCGTGGCCAAGTGCCTCACTGGCCGACCAAAGACTGTCGAGAAAGCTCAAGCTGCATTCCTCCTATGGGTGGAACTGGAGGCATCAGAGGTCTTCCTT GAAGCTATGGAGAAGGCTGTGAAGAACAAAGTGGCTAAAGCAGTTGTACCTGCTATTGATGTGATGTTTCAAGCACTAAG CGAATTTGGAACTAAGGTAGTGCCACCCAAAAAGATTCTGAAGATGCTACCTGAGCTGTTTGACCATCCAGACCAGAATGTCCGGGCTTCTTCTAAGGGTTTGACACTAGAGCTTTGTCGGTGGATTGGCAAAGACCCTGTAAAGTCTATTTTATTTGAGAAGATGAGAGATACTATG AAAAAGGAGTTGGAAGCAGAGTTGGCAAATGTGTCCGGACTTGCTAAGCCAACTCGAAAAATAAG ATCCGAACAAGAAAAGGAACTTGAGGAGGAGTCTGTGCCCGAGACAAGCGGGGCTAACACTTCTGAAGAGGCAGCGACAGATG CCCCTGTGGAGATCGATGAATATGACCTTGTTGATCCTGTAGACATTTTAACCCCACTAGAAAAGTCTGGATTCTGGGACGGTGTG AAAGCAACAAAATGGTCTGAGAGAAGGGATGCTGTGGCAGAATTAACCAAGCTTGGTTCGGCAAAAAAAATTGCTCCTGGTGATTTTCATGAAATTTGCCGGACACTGAAGAAG CTCATCACAGATGTTAATTTGGCTGTTTCGGTGGAAGCTACTCAGGCAATTGGGAATTTAGCTAGAGGTTTAAGAGCCCAATTTTCTGGAAATGCACGAATGCTCCTTCCGGTTTTACTT GAAAAATTGAAAGAAAAAAAGCCAACAATGACAGAAGCACTATCTCAAACACTTCAAGCGATGCACAAGTCTGGTTGTTTTACACTTATTGATGTGATTGAAG ATGTTCGTGCGGCAGTAAAAAACAAGGTGCCCCTTGTTCGTTCTTTAACGCTGACCTGGGTTGCATTTTGCATTGAAACCAGCAATAAAGCAACTGTACTAAAGTTGCACAAGGAATATGTTCCTATCTGCATGGAG TGCTTGAATGATGGTACTCCAGAAGTACGAGATGCATCCTTTTCTGTTTTGACTGCCATTGCCAAG ATGGTTGGTATGAAACCATTGGAACGATCCTTGGAGAAATTAGATGATGTGAGGAAAAAGAAGTTATCAGATATGATTGGTTCTTCCAGTGACAGTGTTTTGAGTTCAGGAACAG CTCCAATCACAACATCAGGAGCAGCCACATCTGCTCGCGGG GTTGCAGATAGCATGTCAATGAAGAGATCTGCTGCAAGCATGCTTAGTGGAAAGAAGCCTGTCCAGGCAGCG GCTGCTACCAAGAAATCTGGACCGTCCAAATCCACTGCAGCAAAAAAGACAGATGGTGGGTCACAGTCTAAGGCATCAGCTGCTCTTGAGATTGAAGACGTTGAG CCGGCAGAAATGAGTTTCGAGGAAATAGAAGAGAGGTTAAAGTCTGTTGTGAAAGCTGAGACAATTTCCCAGCTAAAGAGCTCTGTCTGGAAAGAGCGTCTTGAAG CTATTGGCGTACTCAAACAAGAGGTGGAAAATCTTACGGAACTTGATAAGTCTGCTGAACTTCTGATTCGTTTGTTGTGTGCTGTGCCTGGATGGAGCGAAAAGAATGTTCAG GTACAACAGCAAGTTATAGAGGTCAACACCTATATTGCCTCGACTGTAAACAAATTTCCAAAGCGATGTGTGGTTTTATGCCTTCTTG GCGTAAGTGAAAGGGTTGCTGATATAAAAACACGGACCTCTGCAATGAAATGTCTCACTGCCTTCTGTGAGGCAGTGGGTCCTGGATTTGTGTTTGAGAGG CTTTACAAAATAATGAAGGAGCACAAGAATCCCAAGGTTCTTAGTGAGGGTATTCTTTGGATGGTCTCTGCTGTGGAAGACTTTGGGATCTCCAATTTAAAGCTAAAG GACATGATTGATTTTTGCAAAGACACCGGTCTTCAGTCTAGTGCTGCTGTAACAAGAAATGCTACTATAAAATTAATTGGGATGCTACATAAGTTTGTGGGCCCAG ATATTAAAGGCTTTTTAAGTGATGTTAAACCAGCACTTCTAAGTGCCCTCGATACTGAATATGAGAAAAATCCTTTTGAG ggtgctgctgctgctgctccgaAGAGAACAGTTCGAGTTCTGGATACCGCATCTTCTGTATCTGCTGGCTTGTTTGATGGGTTGCCACGAGAAGACATTAGTGCTAAGATAACACCTACTTTACTAAAAAATCTGGGCAGTCCGGACTGGAAG GTACGATTGGAGTCCATAGATGCAGTCACCAAAATTGTGGAGGAGGCTAATAAACGTATCCAGCCTACAGGAACAG CTGACCTGTTCAGTGCACTTAGAGGCCGTCTTTATGACAGCAACAAAAATTTAGTAATGGCAACCTTGTCCACTATTGGTGGCCTTGCATATGCTATGGGACCTTCTGTTGAAAAGTCAAGCAAG GGTATTTTGGCAGATGTGCTGAAGTGTCTTGGTGACAATAAGAAGCACATGCGAGAATGCACATTGACTGCTCTAGATTCATGGATTGCTGCAGCCCAACTTGACAAAATGGTTCCATATATTATAGTGTCTTTGGGTGATCAGAAAACAGGTTCAGAAGGGCGAAAAGATCTCTTTGATTGGTTGTCTAAGCACGTTTCTAAAATGAGTGATCCATCTGAGGCTTTGCCTTTGTTGAAGCCATCTGCATCTTCTTTGATG GATAAATCTTCTGAAGTCCGCAAAGCTGCTGAATCCTTTATGAATGAAATTCTCAGGATCTGTGGCCAAGAAGTG GTTGGAAGGAACTTGAAAGATTTGCCATCACCTACTTTGGCTATTGTATCAGAAAGGCTGAAACTGTCTACTGTACATGAAG GATTTTCTGAATCTGTTAAGATGGTGACAACAAGCATGAGTTTGCCATCAAAAGCTGGTTTGAAGAACAATAAACATGGTCTTAATGATCGTGGTTCTAATGTGGGCAAACTTGTGTCCCAA AGAGGACTTCCCGCCAGGGCATCTGTTACTATGGTTTCCACCCAAGACCCTGCACAATCCCAAGCATTATTTAACATAAAGGACTCAAACAAG GAAGAGCGGGAGAGACGTGTTTTGGTAAGAAAATTCAAGTTCGAAGAACCACGTCGTGAACAGATAGATGAACTAAAG ATTGATTTGTTTAAGCATTTCCGAGAAGATGTAAGCCTGCGATTATGGAACTCAGACTTTAAGAGGCAAATCGATGGTATTGAATTGCTACAAAAG GCACTTCCTTCAAGTTGGAAAGAAGTGATTGAACTTCTTGACATATTATTAAGGTGGTTTGTCTTACGCTTTTGTGAATCGAACACAACATGTTTGTTGAAG GTTCTTGACTTTCTTCCTGAGCTTTTTGATATTTTAAAAGACCAGTCATACATGTTGACAGAAGCTGAAGCTGCAATTTTTCTTCCTTGCCTCATAGAGAAG TCTGGTCATAACATTGAAAAAGTCAGGGAAAAAATGGGGGAGCTGATAAAGCAAATGATCAACATTTACTCTCTTCCCAAACTAATTCCCTATATACTTGAGGGGCTCCGCTCCAAGAATAACCGGACAAGGATAGAATGTGTTGATATTGTTGGATATTTCATTGACCATCATGGGACCGAG GTTGGTGGGTTGATGAAAAACTTGCCATCTGTTGCAGCACTGACAGCAGAGCGTGATGGTGAGATTAGGAAAGCTGCCCTTAATACGCTTGCAACAGCCTACAAGAACCTTG GGGATGATGTATGGCGATATGTTGGAAAACTCTCAGATGCCCAAAGAAGCATGCTCGATGATAGGTTTAAATGGAAG GCAAGAGAAATGGATAAAAGGCGAGAAGGAAGGCCTGGTGATGCACGAGCAGCTCTGAGGCGTTCAGTTAGGGAGAATGG GTCTGATATAGCAGAACAAAGCGGAGAAGTAGTGTCCCGTCCAGTGGCTGGATCAATGATCTCAAG GGACTTCGGATATGCAGATGCTCATATGGATAGGCACATGGTACCTAGGCAGATTCCAAGTACAAGTGGTCCTGTGGACTGGCGCGAAGCTCTCGAGATAGTTGCATTAGGTTTGCCTGAGCAG TCCGTTGAAGGTATGAAAGTTATATGCCATGAGCTAACACAGGCAGCTGACCCTGAAAGCACATTGCTTGAAGATCTTATTAAGGAAGCTGACAGATTAGTGTCATGCTTGGCTGTTATG GTTCCGAAAACCTTCAATTTTAGCTTATCTGGTGCTTCTTCAAGGTCTTGCAAATATGTGTTAAACACACTCATGCAG ACATTTCAGATCAAACGTCTTGCTCATGCTGTGAAGGAGGGTACCCTTGACAACCTTATTACGGAGTTACTTCTTTGGCTTTTAGATGAAAGGGTTCCTCTTATGGATGATGGCAGCCAATTACTCAAAGCACTAAATGTTTTGATGCTTAAAATCTTG GATAATGCTGAGAGAACATCCTCGTTTGTTGTGCTGATTAATTTGCTGAGGCCTTTGGACCCTTCAAGATGGCCATCGCCTACACCAACGGAGTCTCTTGCTGTAAAAAATCAGAAGTTTTCAGACTTAGTTGTCAAATGTTTAATTAAGTTGACGAAG GTTCTTCAGAGTACAATATATGAAGTTGACCTTGATCGAATTCTTCAGAGCATCCATATTTATTTACAAGAACTTGGGATGGAAGAAATACGGAGAAG GGCTGGTGCTGATGACAAGCCATTGAGAATGGTCAAAACTGTCTTGCATGAACTTGTGAAGCTTCGGGGAACGGCAATAAAGGGTCACCTTTCAATGGTTCCTATAGATGCTGAACCTCAGCCAATAATTCTAGCATACATTGATCTCAATCTCCAG ACCCTTGCAGCCGCTAGAATGTTGACGCCATCGGGGCCTATGGGTCAAACTCACTGGGGTGATGCTGCATCGAACAATCCAAATCCATCTACTCACTCAGCTGACGCGCAATTGAAG CAAGAGCTTGCTGCTATTTTCAAGAAAATTGGTGACAAGCAAACATGTACCATTGGCCTCTATGAACTGTATCGGATAACTCAGCTCTACCCAAAG GTTGATATATTTGCTCAGCTTCAGAATGCTAGTGAAGCGTTTAGAACCTATATCAGAGATGGCCTAGCTCAG GTGGAGAAGAATGCAGCAGCTGGAAGAATGCCTTCCAGTCTTCCATTATCCACGCCGCCCCCAATAGCAGCAATACCCAATCCAAAATTTGCACCATCCCCTGTTCACACAAAATCAATCGGTAAAACAGATTATAACGAAGATAATGCCAGTGGTGAGACACAACCCTTCAGAGGTCAAGGTGCCATCACCGACCAACAAACTGATAGATACCATACCTCAG GCACGTTGGATGCTCTTAGGGAAAGGATGAAAAGCATT